The segment ACAGGAGAGGAATACTGTCTGGTGTCTGAAAATGGATTTCTCCTGGTATTTGCCAAGGACAGAAGCTCCGTCTTTCTGGATACTCATATGCCTCTGGCAGAATTTCCGCTGGCAGAGCAGGAGCGTCTTTTAGACGGAATCTGGTTCTCATCCATGATCGAGGTACTCAACTACCTGGAATCTTTTACGAGCTAGGAGAATACAGCCGGCATGGGTTTTCAGAGCCTTGGCTGCCGATTTTGGTATGCAGCTGCGAGAGAACTGCGCCTGGTGCTCCGGGCGCGGTCTTTTCCGCATGCATGGGCGCTTGGGCCTGAAGGTTGAAGATTCTGAAGGCCCTGCCGGTGCCGTATGCGGCAGGACAGATAGAGGAGGGAGGACAGGAGCACGAACAGAGAAGTCTGAACTGCCGGATTGCACTTTTTTACAGGTTCATGTATACTTAACCATTATCCCGCCACGGCCGGGCAGCCCCGGAGAGAAAAGCGGCCGGAGAAAGTTATCTCCGGTTTGGCGTTCCGGTTCTGCAGCTTTTAAGCCGGGAAGGGAAACAAGGACAGGAGAATTGTCATGAAGAAACACGTACTTATCATAGGCGGCGGAGCCTCCGGGATGGCGGCTGCGATTTTTGGAGCCAGGCAGGGCGCTGAGGTAACGATTCTGGAACACATGGATCGGGTTGGAAAGAAAATTCTTTCTACAGGCAATGGAAAATGCAATCTGACCAACCGCCGTATGGAACCTGGCTGCTATCGCTGCAGCGTGCCGGAATTTCCCATGGAGGTGCTCAGCCGGTTTGGGGAAGAGGACACGGAGGCATTTTTTGAAGATCTCGGCATTGTGCTGAAGGACAGAAACGGGTATCTCTATCCGGCTTCCGGACAGGCCTCGTCGGTGCTGGATGCCCTGAGGGCGGAACTTTCTCTTCGGGGTGTGGCTGTGGTCACAGAATGCGGACCCGTACATATAGAGGCGCCGAAAGGTCCGGCAGAAAAGTGGAGAGTGACCTGCGAGAGAGGGACATTTTTTTCGGATGCCCTGATTCTTGCCGCCGGCTCTAAAGCGGCGCCGGCCACCGGATCAGACGGAAGCGGATATAAGCTGGCAAAAAAGCTGGGACACAGGATCCTCACTCCTCTGCCGGCACTGGTGCAACTTCGGTGCAGGGAGCCGTTTTTTAAGCAGATAGCGGGGGTCAGAACCGACGTCCAGGTGAAAATTCTGGCAGAGGGGGAGGAGCTGGCCTCTGACTGCGGGGAGCTTCAGCTGACGGACTACGGAATTTCCGGAATCCCTGTGTTTCAGGTGAGCCGGTTCGCCGCCCGGGCGCTTTACGAAAAAAAGCAGGTTACGGCAGTGATCGATTTCTGTCCGGATATGGGAAAAAAAGAAACAGGCCGTTTCCTCAGGGAGAGGAGAGAGCTTCTGGCAGAGCGGAGCGGGGAAGGCTTTTTTAACGGATGGTTAAATAAGAAGCTGGCCCTTCTGTTTCTGCGCATGGCAGGTATCCGTCCTGAGCGCCAGACGGAGAGCTTTACGGAGCGGGAGCTTTCGGCTCTGGCCCGGCTTCTTAAAGAATTTGAAACAGAGGTTGTGTCCACCAATCCCTTTGAAAACGCCCAGGTGTGCTGCGGGGGAGTGGATGTACGGGACATAAACCCTTACACGATGGAATCAAAAATAAAGAAAGGCCTTTATCTGACAGGAGAGCTGTTGGATGTAGATGGTATCTGCGGAGGATATAATCTGCAATGGGCGTGGAGCACCGGTGCGGTGGCCGGAATCCACGCAGGGACAATGGGATGATACGGATCAATCAGTTAAAGCTGCCGGTGAATCACAAAAAACAGGATCTGCAGAAGAAAGCGGCAAAGCTGCTGCGTCAGCCGGAGACAAGGATTCGCTCTCTCCATATCCGGCGCCAGTCCATTGACGCGAGAAAGAAGGGAGAACTTCTCTATATCTATGCGGTGGACGTGGAGTTTGAGGGAGATGAGGAGTCTGCTGTGAGGCGGGCAAAAAATGTCAATATTACCATATCAAAGGAGAAACGCTACCAGTTTCCGGAGGCGGGCAGGGAGGCGCCGAGGCTGAAGGAGCGCCCGGTGATTATCGGCTGCGGCCCTGCGGGACTGTTCTGCGGCCTGATGCTTGCCAGGGCCGGCTACCGCCCTGTGATTTTAGAGAGGGGAGCCGACGTGGACACAAGGACGGCCCAGGTGAAACGGTTCTGGGAGGAGGGAATTCTCGACCCTGAATCCAACGTACAGTTTGGAGAGGGAGGAGCAGGAACATTTTCTGACGGAAAGCTGAATACTCTGGTAAAGGATGTTTCCGGCAGAAATGGGGAGGTGCTCAGAATTCTGACTGAGGCAGGGGCAGACCCTTCCATACTCTACTCCAGCAAGCCCCATGTGGGAACTGATGTGCTGGCCCGGGTGGTGAAGCATATCCGGACGGAGATCGCATCCCTGGGAGGGGAGGTGCGCTTTCAGACGAAGGCAGCAGATATTGGCATCCGCGGAGGAAAGGCTGCTTTCGTTGAGACAGAACATCCTGTGCGGGGAAGAGAGGTGATTCCGGCCGAGGCGGTTGTCCTGGCAGTGGGGCACAGCGCCCGTGACACCTTTGAGCTTCTGTATAAGAAGGGGATTGAGATGGAAGCCAAAGCCTTTGCTGTGGGACTTCGCATCCAGCATCCCCAAAAGCAGATCAATCTCGCCCAGTACGGCATGGAGGAGCCGGGAGAGCTCGGAGCCGCTCCCTACAAGGTGACGAGACAGACATCAAACGGCCGCGGCGTCTACTCCTTCTGTATGTGCCCCGGCGGCTATGTGGTCAACGCGTCCTCGGAGCCGGGAAGGCTTGCAGTCAACGGCATGAGCTATCACAGCAGGGAGGGAGTGAATGCAAACAGCGCTCTGATTGTGACCGTTACGGCGGATGATTTCCCGGAGGCCACGGCCATGGGGGGAATCGCCTTCCAGAGGCAGCTGGAAGAGGCGGCCTTCAGGGCCGGAGGCGGAAATATTCCGGTACAGCTTTACGGCGATTTCAGGGACGGCAGGGTAAGCCGATCTTTTGGGGATGTAGAGCCGGCCTTTATGGGAGGAACCGCCTTTGCAGACCTCAATCAGGTGCTTCCTGCCGCCCTCTGTGCCTCCTTCAGGGAGGGCATGGAGGCCTTCGGAAAAATGATCCGCGGCTTTGACCGGCCGGACGCTATTCTGGCAGGCGTAGAGAGCAGAACCTCCTCCCCGCTGCGCATCGGCAGAGGAGAAACTCTGGAGGGAAGCATTGGAGGGCTCTATCCCTGCGGGGAGGGGGCCGGATATGCGGGAGGCATCACTTCGGCGGCTATGGACGGAATTAAGGTGGCGGAAGCCATTGTCAGGCGCTTTCAGAGGCCGGAGAACTGATGGGCTCTGAAAAAGAATTTGACGAACCGCGCCGTTTGGTGTAAACTTTCAGAAAATGCTTCGGCATATTTCGAAACGCAGGATGGAGCAGCGCAGAAAGGGGATAAGAGGATGACGGCAGAGAGAGAAGCACTGAGAGAGAAAAAGAGGATTGTAATTAAGATTGGATCATCGTCCCTGACGCACCCGGAGACTGGAGATCTGAACCTTCAGAAAATTGAAAAGCTGGTTCGGGTAATCAGTGATCTGCGGGGACAGGGAAAGGAGGTAGTTCTGGTTTCCTCAGGTGCGATTGCGGCGGGACGGCAGGCCCTGGGCTTTACGGAGCGGCCAAGGAAGATTTCTGAAAAGCAGGCCTTTGCGGCTGTGGGCCAGGCCAGGCTGATGATGGTTTATCAGAAGCTCTTCGCCGAGTACAACCAGACGGCAGCTCAGATCCTTATGACGAAGAACACCATGACCAACGAGGAATCCCGCTTTAACGCGAGAAATACGTTTGACGAGCTTTTAAAGCTGGGGACTGTGCCGATTGTCAATGAGAATGACACGGTATCCACCTATGAGATTCAGTTCGGAGACAACGACCGCCTATCAGCCCTTGTTTCGGCGCTGATAGGAGCAGATGTTCTCCTTCTTCTGTCCGATATTGACGGACTTTACACAGACGATCCCAACAAGAACCGGAAGGCCCAGTTTATCCCGGTCGTGAGGGAACTGACTCCGGAGCTTCTAGCCATGGGAAAGGGCGCGGGCAGCAGCGTAGGCACCGGAGGAATGTCCGCCAAGCTCATGGCAGCCCAGATTGCCATGGGAAGCGGTTCAGACATGGTGATTGCCAATGCGCAGCGCCTGGATGTGATCTATGAGATCCTGGGCGGAGAAGACAGGGGAACTCTGTTTGTAGAAAAAAAGGATGAAAATTTCAGCCTGAGTGACTACCTGGAAAACAGGTAACAGGCGGAAGATAAAATGCGATAACAGCAGGAGATGACAAAGATGAATCAGGAAAAAATAGACAGGATTAATGCCCTCTACCACAAAAGCCAGTCTGTAGGGCTTTCACCGGAGGAGCAGGAGGAGCAGGCCGCTCTGAGAAAAGAGTATATAGAGGCGATTCGGAAAAATCTTCGCGGAACCTTAAACAGCATTCAGATTAAGGAAAAGGACGGAAGCATCACCGATCTCGGCAGGAAATACGGAAATGTGGGAACGGTAAAGAGCTGAGAAAACGGGAAAAGAACACAGGGAAAGGCTATGGAAAGACGGAAACTATCTGTTCACCCGCCCGCTCTTTCAGGGCTTTCAAAGGGGGAACTGCGAAGCAGGATACTGTCTGCCCGGAAAGCACTGAACGGGGAGGAGCGCCTTGTCTGGGACAGCAGGATCCGGGAGCGCCTGTTGGCTCTGCCGGAGATTCTGGAGGCGGATACCGTATACTGCTATGCGGATGTGAGGAATGAAGCGGGTACTGAGCTCCTCATCAGAGACCTCCTTTCAAGGGGAGTCCGCGTGGCGCTTCCGAGAGTGGAAGGGAAGGAAATGTTCTTTTACTATATCGGGGGGCCTGGTGATATAGAGCCTGGCTTTATGAATATCCCGGAACCGGGCCCTGCCTGCCGTCCGGCAGAGAAGCAGACTGCGCCGGTCATTGTTCCGGGACTTGTTTTTGGAAGAGATTTTTTCAGGATTGGCTATGGCGGAGGCTTCTACGACCGGTTTTTCGAGAGGGAGCCTGTGCACTGGAAGGCAGCCATCTGTTATGAGTTTCAGCTGACAGATGCGGTTTTTTCCGAGGAACACGATGTGAGGATGGACTGCATTGTCACACCGGACAGATGCCTGAAAAGAAAATAGGGGGACGGAAAGAGAAAGGAGAGGCAAAGGATGCTGATTGAAACTGGAAAGAAGGCAAAGGCGGCCGCGAGGCTTTTAAATAATCTGGGCTCAACGGAAAAAAACAGAGGACTTCTGGCGGCGGCCCAGTCTCTTTTGGAGGGAGAGGAGGAGATCCTTGCGGCCAACCAGGACGATGTGATCCGCGCGGCGGAAAACGGTATGAGCCAGGGCCTGATCGATCGTCTGGAACTGAATCCGGCCCGCCTGTCGGCTATGGTGGAGGGAATCCGCCAGATTGCAGGGCTGGAGGATCCAATCGGGGAGGTAATCTCCATGAAGCCCCGTCCAAACGGACTTTTAATCGGACAGAAGAGAGTTCCCCTGGGCGTTGTGGGAATCATCTATGAGGCGAGGCCGAATGTGACGGCCGATGCCTTCGGGCTGTGCTTTAAAACGGGAAACGCTGTGATTCTCAAAGGCGGCAGTGATGCCCTCTGTTCCAACCAGGCCATCGTAAAATGGCTGAGAAAGGGACTTTCAGAGGCCGGACTTCCCGCGGACGCGGTTCAGCTTATCACAGACACCGACAGGGAGGTCACAAGGCAGTTTATGCGTCTGAATGAGTATGTGGACGTCCTGATTCCCAGAGGCGGGGCAGGATTAATACGGACTGTGGTGGAGAACAGCACGGTTCCTGTTATCGAGACCGGGACGGGCAACTGCCACATCTATGTGGATGAGAGTGCGGATCTTAATATGGCTCTGGATATTATTTTTAATGCAAAGACACAGCGGATCGGCGTGTGCAACGCCTGCGAGTCGCTGGTGGTACACAAGGGGATCGCAGAGGAGTTTCTGCCGAGGCTGAAGGAGAGGCTGGACAGGAAGCAGGTAGAAATCCGGGCAGACCGGGAGGCCAGGACCATTATGCCGGAGTGGAAGGAGGCTGAGCCGGAGGACTGGGGCAGGGAGTATCTGGATTACATCCTCTCTCTGAAGCTGGTAGATTCCTTAGACGAGGCCATTGAACACATCAACACGTATAATACAGGACACTCTGAAGCGATTGTCACAAGGGACTATGAACATGCTCAGCGGTTTTTAAATGAGATCGATGCGGCGGCCGTGTATGTGAATGCCTCCACCCGGTTTACGGACGGCTTTGAATTCGGCTTTGGAGCAGAGATTGGAATCAGCACCCAGAAGCTCCACGCCAGAGGGCCCATGGGGCTTAAGGAACTTACGACGACAAAGTATATCATCTACGGGAACGGACAGATCAGGGAGTAGGAACAAAAAACGGGAGACAGACGATCAGAAATCCGAACAGTATTTGAAACGGCCGGAGCGCTTCTGCCTTTGCAAAAAAGGCAGAAAGGATTACCGGCCGTTTTGCTGTCTTTTTGCAAAGGAACAGCCGATCTGTTATAATTCTGTAAGAAATTAACAGATTTTTTGGTATTTCCATTGGCAGGCATTTATGTTATAATCTGTAGATGCTGGCCAGGTCTGGAGGAAAACGTCCATTCTGCTGCCAGGACGCCCCAGGATAAGGGGCGGAACTTTGATACGGAAAGGAACCTGTGAATGGATTTAAAAAATATAACATACACGGAGGGATGGAACCTTGCCCCGTCTGCGGAGCCGGAGCGCCAGAATTATTTTATGGAGCGCTGCCGGGAGGCTGTGGAAGCCTGGAAGGCGGAGGAGGGAAAGGAAGCTGTCACCTTCCACATTGAGACTTTCGGCTGCCAGATGAACGCTCACGATTCAGAAAAGCTGGAGGGAATTCTTCTGGAGGCCGGCTTTGTAAAGACAGATACGGAGGAGGCCGATCTGGTCCTCTATAATACCTGTACAGTCCGCGAGAATGCAAATCAGAGGGTATATGGCCGTCTGGGCTATCTGAACAGCCTGAAAAAGAAAAATCCCCGCATGCTCATCGGCCTTTGCGGCTGCATGATGCAGGAAGATCAGGTGGTTGAAAAAATCAAGAAGACGTACCGCTTTGTGGATGTGATTTTCGGAACCCACAATATCTACAAGCTGGCAGAACTTCTGTTTGCCCGCCTGCACACGGGAAAGATGGTTATCGACATCTGGAAGGATACAGATAAGATTGTGGAGGATCTTCCCAGCGAGAGAAAATATCCGTTTAAATCGGGAGTCAACATCATGTTCGGCTGCAACAACTTCTGCAGCTACTGTATTGTTCCCTATGTGAGAGGCAGGGAGCGCAGCAGAAGGCCGGAGGATATCATAAAGGAGATCGAGGGCCTGGTGGCAGACGGCGTGGTGGAGGTGATGCTCCTTGGCCAGAATGTGAATTCCTACGGGAAGAATCTGCCGGAGCCCATTACCTTTGCAGAGCTTCTGCGCCGGGTGGAGCAGATCGAAGGGCTTGAGCGAATCCGTTTTATGACGTCCCATCCCAAGGATCTGTCAGATGAGCTGATAGAGGTGATGCGTGATTCCAAAAAGATCTGCCGCCATCTTCATCTGCCGCTTCAGTCGGGCAGCAGCCGGATCCTGGGACAGATGAACCGAAGATACACAAAGGAGCAGTATCTGGCGCTGGCAGAAAAGATTAAGACAGCTATCCCTGACATCTCCCTGACCACGGATATTATTGTGGGATTTCCCGGGGAAACGAAGGAGGACTTCGAGGAAACCCTGGATGTGGTGAGAAAGGTGCGCTATGACAGCGCCTTTACCTTCATCTACTCAAAGCGCACGGGAACTCCGGCGGCGGTGATGGAAAACCAGGTGCCGGAGGACGTGATTAAGGAGCGGTTTGACCGTCTGTTAAGTGAGGTGCAGAGAATCTCAAATGAGATCAGCGGAAGGGATGTCCACACCGTTCAGAAAGTTCTCGTGGAGGAGCCTGACACCCACGCGGAAGGGATGGTGACCGGAAGACTGTCCAACAACATTACTGTCCATTTTGAGGGCAGCAGGGAGCTGATTGGAAAAATCGTGGATGTCTATTTGGAAGAATCAAAGGGTTTTTATTATATGGGAAAATTATGTAACCGTTAAGGAGGATATACATATGAAAAAGCGAAACTTAAGAGCCGCCGCGCTTCTTCTGGCAGCAGCCATGACAGTAGGGGGAGGAAGCACAGCCTTTGCCGCAGAGGAGACTGCTACCGGTCCAGGACTGGAAATCGAGCAGAAAGAGCAGCAGAATCAGGGTGCGCCGTCGGGAGCAGAGGAAGGCGGCCAGAATGCCGGCGGACAGGGTGCAGAAACTCCTGCCGATCAGGGGCAGACGGGGACAGACGGGACGGCACCTTCCGATACGGGCCAAGAGACGCAGCAGCAGGAGCAGGCCTCCACAGCCCCCTATGTCAGCGTATCCTACACTCAGGGAGTGGGCACAGAGGTGACAAATCTGTCCATGACCCTCAATAACTACAACGGAATCGGCGGGGTATCCTACCGCCCATATGTAAACAACGGCGGATTTATCTGGTGGAATCACGACGGAGGCCCCTCCGGCGGCACAGAGGCTTCTACTTACGTGGAGGCCGTCGAGATTGTCCTCACCGGAGACGCAGAGAGAGACTATGATATTTACTACTGCGTTACTTCCAGCGGACAGGGAAAGATGGGCTGGGCCAAGAACGGGGAGATAGCGGGTACCAGCAATCTGGGCGAGCACCTGGTCAGCATTGAGGTGATGCTTGTGCCGAAGGGACAGCCGGGACCTGTCTCTGTTGCAGGCCGTTACTTAAATGAACTGACTAATTACATCAGGATTGCGCCTGAGGGCAGCACGATGACAAACCAGGATGGAACGCCGTACAATGGCTGGGTTTCCTACGACCATGAAAAGTTCTACTTTAAGGATGGAAAATCAGTTTCCGGCTGGCAGTATATCGACGGCCTGAAATTCTACTTTGAGCCGTCCGGCCGTCTGGTGCAGGATGTGGACAGCCTGATCGGCAAGCAGAGCAGCTATGTGATCAAGGTAAATAAAGCGCTTAACTGCTCTACCATCTATGCAAAGGATGGAGACAACGGCTATATTATCCCGGTTAAGGCTATGCTGACCTCTGTGGGCGATGACACGCCGCTTGGAACCTTCAAGACACCGGAGAAGTACAGATGGAGACTTATGGTAAATGACACCTACACTCAGTGGGCTACAAGAATTACCCAGGGCTTCCTGTTCCACTCCATCACCTATGCGGAGCCGGATATTTACAAGCTCAACACAGAAGGATACAATGGGCTGGGCGTTTCCCGTTCTCTGGGATGCGTGCGCCTGACCTGCGAAAATGCCAAGTGGGTGTATGACAACTGCGCACTTGGAACTACAGTTGAGATTTACGAGGATTCAAATGTGGCTTCTCCATTTGACAAGCCGGATCTGATTCCTATCTCAAACAGCCAGAACTGGGATCCGACGGACCCGTCCATTCAGCGCTAGCCCATCTGTGCGGAAGATTAGACAGAGAAACCATAAAGAGAATGAAATAAGAAAAGCTGCGGCCCGGCCTCCCTGTAAGGGACGGCCGGGCGGCGGCCGTTATACTATAGAGAAGATAGAAGAGAGGACAGACAGTGGCACAATTATCACCAATGATGACTCATTATCTGGAAACGAAAAAACAGTATCCCGACTGCATCCTTTTTTACAGGCTGGGCGATTTCTACGAGATGTTCTTCGAGGACGCCAAGACGGCCTCAAGGGAGCTTGAGATCACCCTGACCGGCAAGGAGTGCGGTCTGGAGGAGCGCGCCCCCATGTGCGGAGTTCCCTATCACGCGGTGGAAAGCTACCTGAACAAGCTGGTGCAGAAGGGGTATAAGGTGGCCATCGCCGAGCAGATGGAGGATCCAAAGACAGCCAAGGGCCTTGTAAAGCGGGAGGTTATCCGCGTGGTGACGCCCGGAACGATCACGAATTCCCAGGCCCTTGAGGAGTCAAAGAATAATTACCTGATGGGAATTGTGTATATGGACGGGATGTTCGGCATCTCATCTGTTGACATCAGTACAGGAGATTATCTGGTGACAGAGGTAAAGTCGGAGCGGACGCTTCTCGACGAGATATTCAAGTTTGCCCCGTCGGAGATTATCTGCAATGAAGCGTTTTATATGTCCGGTGTCGACCTGGAGGAGCTGAAGAACCGCTTGCATGTGGTGGTGACGGCCCTTGAAAACAGGTTCTTTTCTGATGATTCCTGCCGGAGACTCCTCAGGGAGCACTTCCATGTAAACCACCTGGACGGACTGGGGCTTTCCGAGTACGAGGCCGGGACTATCGCAGCCGGAGCCGTGCTCTCCTATCTCTATGAAACCCAGAAGAGCACCCTCGATCATCTGACTGCCATCACACCTTACACCACAGGGCAGTATATGATGCTTGACACCTCCACCAGAAGAAATCTGGAGCTGACGGAGACCCTCCGGGAGAAGCAGAAGAGAGGGACGCTGCTCTGGGTGCTGGATAAGACGAAGACGGCCATGGGAGCCAGGATGCTGCGCTCCTTCGTGGAGCAGCCGCTGATTGACAGGGAAGGAATCCTTGCAAGGCAGAATGCCATTGAGGAGCTGAATATGAATTATATTTCCAGGGAGGAGATGGCAGAGTACCTGAACGCCATTTACGACCTGGAACGGCTGATTGGCCGGATCAGCTACAAGACGGCCAATCCGAGGGACCTGATTGCCTTTAAAAATTCCCTTGCCATGCTGCCGCACATCAAGAAAATTTTAGGGGAGTTTGGAGCAGACCTGCTGCGGGAGGTGGATTCCGGCATGGACACCCTGGAGGAGCTGACGGCGCTGATTGAACATGCAATTGTGGACGATCCGCCGATCTCTGTCCGGGATGGAGGCATCATCAAGGACGGCTACAGCGAGGAGGCTGACCGGCTGCGCCATGCCAAGACAGAGGGGAAGGACTGGCTGGCTGCTCTGGAGGCCGAGGAGAGGGAGAAGACGGGAATTAAAAATCTGAAAATCAAGTTCAACAAGGTGTTCGGCTACTATTTTGAGGTGACGAACTCCTTTAAGGACCAGGTGCCTGACTACTTTGTGCGCCGGCAGACCCTCACCAATGCGGAGCGCTTTACCACAGACCGGCTGAAGGAGCTGGAGGGGACCATTCTGGGAGCGGAAGACAGGCTGTTTTCCCTGGAATACGATCTGTTCTGCCAGGTCAGGGACACGGCAGGAGCCCAGGTGGAAAAGATTCAGCAGACGGCCAAGGCCATCGCCCTTCTGGATGTGCTGATCTCTCTGTCCACAGTGGCCACCAGGCACAATTATGTGAAGCCAAAGATCAATGAGAGGGGAGTCATCCACATTAAGAACGGCCGCCACCCGGTGGTGGAGCAGATGATGCGGGATGACATGTTTGTGTCCAATGACACCTATCTGGACAACGGGAAGAACCGCATTTCCATTATCACCGGGCCGAATATGGCCGGAAAGTCCACCTATATGAGGCAGACTGCTCTGATCACACTGATGGCTCAGATTGGCAGCTTTGTGCCTGCAGATGAGGCCAACATCGGTCTCTGCGACCGGATTTTCACCAGAGTCGGAGCCTCAGACGATCTGGCTTCGGGACAGAGTACCTTTATGGTGGAGATGACGGAAGTGGCCAACATCCTCCGCAATGCCACGAGAAACAGCCTTCTGATCCTGGATGAGATCGGAAGGGGAACCAGCACCTTCGACGGCCTGTCCATCGCCTGGGCGGTGGTGGAGTATATCAGCAACACGAAGACGCTGGGTGCCAAGACACTGTTCGCCACCCACTACCATGAGCTGACGGAGCTGGAGGGCGCCATAAGCGGCGTCAACAATTACTGCATTGCAGTGAAGGAGCAGGGGGACAATATTGTGTTC is part of the Clostridium sp. M62/1 genome and harbors:
- a CDS encoding NAD(P)/FAD-dependent oxidoreductase translates to MIRINQLKLPVNHKKQDLQKKAAKLLRQPETRIRSLHIRRQSIDARKKGELLYIYAVDVEFEGDEESAVRRAKNVNITISKEKRYQFPEAGREAPRLKERPVIIGCGPAGLFCGLMLARAGYRPVILERGADVDTRTAQVKRFWEEGILDPESNVQFGEGGAGTFSDGKLNTLVKDVSGRNGEVLRILTEAGADPSILYSSKPHVGTDVLARVVKHIRTEIASLGGEVRFQTKAADIGIRGGKAAFVETEHPVRGREVIPAEAVVLAVGHSARDTFELLYKKGIEMEAKAFAVGLRIQHPQKQINLAQYGMEEPGELGAAPYKVTRQTSNGRGVYSFCMCPGGYVVNASSEPGRLAVNGMSYHSREGVNANSALIVTVTADDFPEATAMGGIAFQRQLEEAAFRAGGGNIPVQLYGDFRDGRVSRSFGDVEPAFMGGTAFADLNQVLPAALCASFREGMEAFGKMIRGFDRPDAILAGVESRTSSPLRIGRGETLEGSIGGLYPCGEGAGYAGGITSAAMDGIKVAEAIVRRFQRPEN
- a CDS encoding glutamate-5-semialdehyde dehydrogenase — encoded protein: MLIETGKKAKAAARLLNNLGSTEKNRGLLAAAQSLLEGEEEILAANQDDVIRAAENGMSQGLIDRLELNPARLSAMVEGIRQIAGLEDPIGEVISMKPRPNGLLIGQKRVPLGVVGIIYEARPNVTADAFGLCFKTGNAVILKGGSDALCSNQAIVKWLRKGLSEAGLPADAVQLITDTDREVTRQFMRLNEYVDVLIPRGGAGLIRTVVENSTVPVIETGTGNCHIYVDESADLNMALDIIFNAKTQRIGVCNACESLVVHKGIAEEFLPRLKERLDRKQVEIRADREARTIMPEWKEAEPEDWGREYLDYILSLKLVDSLDEAIEHINTYNTGHSEAIVTRDYEHAQRFLNEIDAAAVYVNASTRFTDGFEFGFGAEIGISTQKLHARGPMGLKELTTTKYIIYGNGQIRE
- the miaB gene encoding tRNA (N6-isopentenyl adenosine(37)-C2)-methylthiotransferase MiaB; this encodes MDLKNITYTEGWNLAPSAEPERQNYFMERCREAVEAWKAEEGKEAVTFHIETFGCQMNAHDSEKLEGILLEAGFVKTDTEEADLVLYNTCTVRENANQRVYGRLGYLNSLKKKNPRMLIGLCGCMMQEDQVVEKIKKTYRFVDVIFGTHNIYKLAELLFARLHTGKMVIDIWKDTDKIVEDLPSERKYPFKSGVNIMFGCNNFCSYCIVPYVRGRERSRRPEDIIKEIEGLVADGVVEVMLLGQNVNSYGKNLPEPITFAELLRRVEQIEGLERIRFMTSHPKDLSDELIEVMRDSKKICRHLHLPLQSGSSRILGQMNRRYTKEQYLALAEKIKTAIPDISLTTDIIVGFPGETKEDFEETLDVVRKVRYDSAFTFIYSKRTGTPAAVMENQVPEDVIKERFDRLLSEVQRISNEISGRDVHTVQKVLVEEPDTHAEGMVTGRLSNNITVHFEGSRELIGKIVDVYLEESKGFYYMGKLCNR
- the proB gene encoding glutamate 5-kinase; the protein is MTAEREALREKKRIVIKIGSSSLTHPETGDLNLQKIEKLVRVISDLRGQGKEVVLVSSGAIAAGRQALGFTERPRKISEKQAFAAVGQARLMMVYQKLFAEYNQTAAQILMTKNTMTNEESRFNARNTFDELLKLGTVPIVNENDTVSTYEIQFGDNDRLSALVSALIGADVLLLLSDIDGLYTDDPNKNRKAQFIPVVRELTPELLAMGKGAGSSVGTGGMSAKLMAAQIAMGSGSDMVIANAQRLDVIYEILGGEDRGTLFVEKKDENFSLSDYLENR
- a CDS encoding DUF896 domain-containing protein — its product is MNQEKIDRINALYHKSQSVGLSPEEQEEQAALRKEYIEAIRKNLRGTLNSIQIKEKDGSITDLGRKYGNVGTVKS
- a CDS encoding 5-formyltetrahydrofolate cyclo-ligase; translation: MERRKLSVHPPALSGLSKGELRSRILSARKALNGEERLVWDSRIRERLLALPEILEADTVYCYADVRNEAGTELLIRDLLSRGVRVALPRVEGKEMFFYYIGGPGDIEPGFMNIPEPGPACRPAEKQTAPVIVPGLVFGRDFFRIGYGGGFYDRFFEREPVHWKAAICYEFQLTDAVFSEEHDVRMDCIVTPDRCLKRK
- a CDS encoding NAD(P)/FAD-dependent oxidoreductase, whose amino-acid sequence is MKKHVLIIGGGASGMAAAIFGARQGAEVTILEHMDRVGKKILSTGNGKCNLTNRRMEPGCYRCSVPEFPMEVLSRFGEEDTEAFFEDLGIVLKDRNGYLYPASGQASSVLDALRAELSLRGVAVVTECGPVHIEAPKGPAEKWRVTCERGTFFSDALILAAGSKAAPATGSDGSGYKLAKKLGHRILTPLPALVQLRCREPFFKQIAGVRTDVQVKILAEGEELASDCGELQLTDYGISGIPVFQVSRFAARALYEKKQVTAVIDFCPDMGKKETGRFLRERRELLAERSGEGFFNGWLNKKLALLFLRMAGIRPERQTESFTERELSALARLLKEFETEVVSTNPFENAQVCCGGVDVRDINPYTMESKIKKGLYLTGELLDVDGICGGYNLQWAWSTGAVAGIHAGTMG
- a CDS encoding L,D-transpeptidase, translating into MKKRNLRAAALLLAAAMTVGGGSTAFAAEETATGPGLEIEQKEQQNQGAPSGAEEGGQNAGGQGAETPADQGQTGTDGTAPSDTGQETQQQEQASTAPYVSVSYTQGVGTEVTNLSMTLNNYNGIGGVSYRPYVNNGGFIWWNHDGGPSGGTEASTYVEAVEIVLTGDAERDYDIYYCVTSSGQGKMGWAKNGEIAGTSNLGEHLVSIEVMLVPKGQPGPVSVAGRYLNELTNYIRIAPEGSTMTNQDGTPYNGWVSYDHEKFYFKDGKSVSGWQYIDGLKFYFEPSGRLVQDVDSLIGKQSSYVIKVNKALNCSTIYAKDGDNGYIIPVKAMLTSVGDDTPLGTFKTPEKYRWRLMVNDTYTQWATRITQGFLFHSITYAEPDIYKLNTEGYNGLGVSRSLGCVRLTCENAKWVYDNCALGTTVEIYEDSNVASPFDKPDLIPISNSQNWDPTDPSIQR